The Streptomyces phaeolivaceus genome has a window encoding:
- a CDS encoding metal-dependent transcriptional regulator, with amino-acid sequence MSGLIDTTEMYLRTILELEEEGVVPMRARIAERLDQSGPTVSQTVARMERDGLVSVAADRHLELTEEGRRLATRVMRKHRLAECLLVDVIGLEWEQVHAEACRWEHVMSEAVERRVLELLRHPTESPYGNPIPGLEELGEKDGADPFLDEGMVSLADLDPGTEGKTVVVRRIGEPIQTDAQLMYTLRRAGVRPGSVVSVTEAAGGVLVGSGGEAAELEADVASHVFVAKR; translated from the coding sequence ATGTCCGGACTGATCGATACGACGGAGATGTATCTCCGCACCATCCTCGAGCTGGAGGAGGAAGGTGTGGTCCCCATGCGCGCCCGGATCGCCGAGCGGCTCGACCAGAGCGGCCCCACGGTGAGCCAGACGGTCGCCCGTATGGAGCGTGACGGCCTGGTGTCCGTCGCCGCGGACCGCCACCTGGAGCTGACCGAGGAGGGCCGTCGGCTGGCGACGCGCGTGATGCGCAAGCACCGCCTCGCGGAGTGTCTGCTCGTCGACGTGATCGGCCTGGAGTGGGAACAGGTCCACGCGGAGGCGTGCCGCTGGGAGCACGTGATGAGCGAGGCGGTCGAGCGCCGCGTCCTGGAGCTGCTGCGCCACCCCACCGAGTCGCCGTACGGCAACCCGATCCCGGGCCTGGAGGAGCTGGGCGAGAAGGACGGCGCCGACCCCTTCCTGGACGAGGGCATGGTGTCGCTCGCGGACCTCGACCCGGGCACGGAGGGCAAGACCGTCGTCGTACGCCGTATCGGGGAGCCCATCCAGACGGACGCCCAGCTGATGTACACGCTGCGCCGCGCGGGTGTGCGGCCCGGTTCCGTGGTGAGCGTGACGGAGGCGGCCGGCGGGGTCCTGGTGGGCAGCGGCGGCGAGGCGGCGGAGCTGGAGGCGGACGTCGCCTCCCACGTCTTCGTCGCCAAGCGCTGA
- a CDS encoding alpha/beta fold hydrolase: MVRRIDVTGAGGLSLAAWEFDDPPKTGEHEPRPGVLLLHGLMGRASHWAPTARWLSERHRAVALDQRGHGQSAKPEQAAYTREAYVEDAEAAVEQLGLAPVVLIGHAMGALTAWQLAARRPDLVRGLIVCDMRASALGAASQREWESWFKAWPLPFATLADVRKWFGEDDPWVERPSPSRGEFYAEVMHEGPDGWRPVFDPEQMLKTRETWVYDAHWEELTQVRCPALVVRGLDGELGRAESQEMVRVLPHGQYAEVADAGHLVHYDQPDAWRAAIEPFLDSFSD; the protein is encoded by the coding sequence ATGGTGCGGCGCATCGACGTGACGGGAGCGGGCGGTCTGAGTCTCGCCGCCTGGGAGTTCGACGACCCGCCCAAGACCGGCGAGCACGAGCCCCGGCCCGGGGTGCTGTTACTGCACGGCCTCATGGGCCGCGCCTCCCACTGGGCACCCACAGCCCGCTGGCTCTCCGAACGACACCGCGCCGTCGCCCTGGACCAGCGCGGCCACGGCCAGAGCGCCAAGCCCGAGCAGGCCGCGTACACCCGTGAGGCCTACGTCGAGGACGCCGAGGCCGCCGTCGAACAGCTGGGCCTCGCCCCGGTCGTCCTCATAGGCCACGCCATGGGCGCGCTGACCGCCTGGCAACTGGCCGCCCGCCGCCCCGACCTGGTGCGCGGTCTGATCGTCTGCGACATGCGGGCCTCCGCGCTCGGCGCCGCCTCGCAGCGCGAGTGGGAGAGCTGGTTCAAGGCCTGGCCGCTGCCGTTCGCCACGCTCGCCGACGTCCGCAAGTGGTTCGGCGAGGACGACCCCTGGGTGGAGCGCCCGAGCCCGTCGCGCGGCGAGTTCTACGCCGAGGTCATGCACGAGGGCCCCGACGGCTGGCGGCCCGTCTTCGACCCCGAGCAGATGCTGAAGACCCGCGAGACCTGGGTGTACGACGCGCACTGGGAGGAGCTGACCCAGGTCCGCTGCCCCGCCCTCGTCGTCCGTGGCCTCGACGGCGAGCTGGGCCGCGCCGAGTCCCAGGAGATGGTCCGCGTCCTGCCGCACGGCCAGTACGCCGAGGTCGCCGACGCCGGCCACCTCGTCCACTACGACCAGCCGGACGCGTGGCGCGCGGCGATAGAGCCGTTCCTCGACAGCTTCTCGGACTGA